One part of the Vicia villosa cultivar HV-30 ecotype Madison, WI linkage group LG6, Vvil1.0, whole genome shotgun sequence genome encodes these proteins:
- the LOC131609919 gene encoding photosynthetic NDH subunit of subcomplex B 2, chloroplastic-like codes for MSRVFAAPPEERSKAFYNTPPSKYEIIDQGREIFYRVIRMGFEDTYVSSPGSMSEKYGKDYFVCTGPASMLVPVTVNPGEEWRGAQVIEHDNLS; via the exons ATGAGTAGAGTTTTTGCTGCACCTCCAGAAGAAAGATCAAAGGCGTTTTATAACACACCACCTTCAAAATATGAAATCATTGACCAG GGACGTGAGATTTTCTACAGGGTGATAAGAATGGGATTTGAGGATACTTATGTTTCAAGTCCTGGTTCGATGTCAGAGAAATATGGAAAGGACTATTTTGTATGCACTGGTCCTGCTTCAATGTTGGTGCCTGTGACTGTGAATCCTGGTGAAGAATGGAGAGGAGCACAAGTTATTGAGCATGATAATCTCTCATAA
- the LOC131612304 gene encoding PHD finger protein ING2 encodes MAIARTGVYVDDYLEYANTLPAELQRLLNTVRELDERSQSMINQTRQQTKYCMGFSSGSKKGNHNHNYSYNNNYANGDDDASVEKLLKEIEANQDSALSLCTEKVLLAQQAYELIDSHVKRLDEDLNNFAEDLKQEGKISPDEPAILPPLPIVPKPEKRRHVYGTPQSKRLDYRERDWDRDFELMPPPGGHKKDYATPMDVDQPIDPNEPTYCVCHQVSFGDMIACDNENCRGGEWFHYSCVGLTQETRFKGKWYCPTCRLQPHC; translated from the exons ATGGCAATTGCGCGCACTGGAGTCTACGTCGACGACTATTTGGAGT ACGCCAATACATTGCCCGCTGAGCTTCAGAGACTGCTTAACACCGTTCGTGAACTCGACGAACGATCCCAAT CTATGATAAACCAGACTAGGCAGCAGACAAAGTACTGTATGGGGTTCTCATCTGGCTCTAAGAAGGGTAATCATAATCATAAttatagttataataataattacgcCAATGGCGACGATGACGCTTCTGTTGAAAAACTGCTAAAAGAAATCGAGGCAAACCAGGATAGTGCTTTGAGTCTATGCACTGAGAAGGTTTTGCTGGCACAGCAAGCATATGAACTG ATAGATAGCCATGTAAAACGACTTGATGAGGATTTAAACAACTTCGCCGAAGATTTAAAGCAAG agggGAAAATATCACCAGATGAACCAGCCATTCTCCCCCCACTGCCTATTGTCCCTAAACCTGAAAAGCGCAGGCACGTGTATGGTACACCTCAATCGAAGAGACTTGATTACAGGGAAAGAGACTGGGATAGAGACTTTGAGCTGATGCCTCCACCAGGAGGCCATAAGAAGGATTATGCGACCCCTATGGATGTTGATCAACCCATTGATCCAAATGAACCTACATACTGTGTTTGCCATCAG GTATCTTTTGGAGACATGATTGCCTGTGACAATGAAAAT TGCCGAGGAGGTGAATGGTTCCACTATTCATGTGTTGGCCTGACCCAAGAAACAAGGTTCAAGGGAAAGTGGTATTGTCCAACTTGCAGATTACAACCACACTGCTAA